The following coding sequences are from one Dermacentor andersoni chromosome 5, qqDerAnde1_hic_scaffold, whole genome shotgun sequence window:
- the LOC129385118 gene encoding neprilysin-11-like — MPAYVDGTSAAHRFGALGSQVATHLFLLLHQSVRRAGGHDQLSRRLGCYAPTRDHRESGTEEAALSLAWQAYRSSAPDDTRLEGLEQFSGDQLFFVAFAFLHCTSSEGVHAESQLVNSAVRNVDGFASSFNCAHGAPMNPEAKCSYF, encoded by the exons ATGCCCGCGTACGTGGACGGGACGAGCGCGGCGCACAGGTTCGGCGCCCTGGGTTCGCAGGTGGCCACACACCTGTTCCTGCTGCTGCACCAAAGTGTACGCCGCGCGGGCGGCCACGACCAGCTGAGTCGGAGGCTCGGCTGCTACGCACCCACTCGCGACCACCGTGAGAGCGGAACCGAGGAGGCGGCACTCAGTCTCGCCTGGCAG GCGTACAGGTCGAGCGCGCCCGACGACACCCGTCTCGAGGGCCTGGAGCAGTTCTCGGGCGACCAGCTCTTCTTCGTCGCCTTCGCGTTCCTGCACTGCACTTCCTCCGAGGGGGTGCACGCCGAGTCGCAGCTCGTCAACTCCGCCGTGCGCAACGTGGACGGATTCGCGAGCAGCTTCAACTGCGCCCACGGGGCCCCCATGAACCCGGAGGCAAAGTGCAGCTACTTCTAA
- the LOC140218405 gene encoding uncharacterized protein, which produces MVWMTQSLATLNVGGVEWLNASRASQEQDEHVGDRNFSVLEVRAVTRYLNEAKRLRERNEASGKAKDYYGALFDAFNAKGSPSVDYDAFRQIEQEGLAAFAPALEPANSSDELNYTTPLQTGLESLARATPDISEQRWETQLREQKILASESNATLAVSSRAATVLGALSSLVKRRGEMDAELFVGWLVLQEVAPLVSKDLAEAIDVAGNVVAGNVVAGHQQRCLALAEMLLGWAVLAPFTDSAASLTIRLSIEARSLRTALPSSPCTDRRALKTFSNLAAFIEQALHDAISRSKWLRNMDVGELPSASTGSFLEKMAEFPRLPDLDPAYSWIADMVEHLTDNWNRSVRSRRAEPVSLWRRIETRFCEPGDIKARLLMSCYTLLAQSYRIKCY; this is translated from the exons ATGGTGTGGAT GACACAGTCTCTCGCAACTCTCAATGTCGGTGGAGTCGAATGGCTTAACGCTTCGCGCGCGTCGCAGGAGCAGGATGAGCACGTGGGAGACCGGAACTTCTCGGTGCTCGAGGTGCGCGCCGTGACGCGGTACCTGAACGAAGCCAAGCGGCTCCGCGAGCGAAACGAGGCGAGCGGGAAGGCCAAGGACTACTACGGAGCCCTGTTCGACGCCTTCAACGCCAAGGGGAGTCCCAGCGTGGACTACGACGCGTTCCGGCAGATCGAGCAGGAAGGGCTCGCCGCATTCGCGCCCGCCCTCGAGCCAGCGAACAGCAGCGACGAGCTCAACTACACGACGCCGctgcagactggactcgagagcCTCGCCAGGGCCACGCCGGACATATCCGAGCAGCGATGGGAGACACAACTGCGCGA GCAGAAGATTCTCGCTTCGGAGTCCAACGCAACGCTCGCGGTCTCCTCACGGGCGGCGACGGTGCTTGGAGCGCTGAGCAGTCTGGTCAAGCGACGCGGCGAGATGGACGCCGAGCTGTTTGTCGGCTGGCTCGTGCTACAGGAGGTGGCGCCGTTGGTCAGCAAGGACCTCGCGGAAGCAATCGACGTTGCAGGCAACGTCGTCGCCGGCAACGTCGTCGCCGGCCACCAACAGCGCTGCTTGGCGCTAGCCGAAATGCTCCTCGGCTGGGCCGTTCTCGCACCTTTCACGGACAGCGCCGCCTCCCTCACCATTCGCCTGTCTATCGAGGCACGTTCGCTGCGCACTGCATTGCCAAGCTCCCCTTGTACAGACCGTCGCGCCCTGAAAACATTctcg AACCTGGCCGCATTTATCGAGCAGGCGCTGCATGACGCCATTAGCAGGAGCAAGTGGCTCCGCAACATGGACGTCGGAGAATTACCCAGCGCCAGTACAGGCTCCTTCCTCGA GAAGATGGCCGAGTTCCCAAGGCTGCCGGACCTGGACCCTGCGTACAGCTGGATAGCCGACATGGTCGAGCACTTGACCGACAACTGGAATCGGTCGGTGCGCAGCCGCCGGGCCGAACCCGTCAGCTTGTGGAGGCGCATCGAAACGCGCTTCTGCGAGCCCGGCGACATCAAGGCACGCCTTTTAATGAGTTGCTATACTCTGCTAGCACAGAGCTACCGCATCAAGTGTTACTGA